GGGAGAATGGAATTATGTGATTGGTCGATTTTGTGAGTTGTTCTATACAGTGTGCCAGTGAAGGGCGTAATCAACGAAAAGataaaggcacctcttaagttgtCAAATCCACTCGACATGGGCACGACAAAGGGGATGCTTCACAAAACCGCCTGATTACATAACTCCGTTCTCCTTATAATCTTGTCTTATCCGATCGAAGTacattaaatttcaaatatcaGGCTGTCATTTGAAAATGCCTACAAATAAGCGTAGGGATTTATTTTTATCTACTACCCAAagaaaaatgtgagaaaattaGTTATGACCACAAGAAGCACCTCTTCGCTGCTAGATGCTTTTGTTACACTAAAAACGCATAGTTCCActaaaaacttttaaagttcTGAAAAATAAGTAGGTATAATACTTTTTCTTTGAACATTGTATGCgaaattattttcaatcatTACTTGAAGCAATAAACATGCAGTTTTACGGTCCTTTAATAATTCTTTGTTTCATCAAATGTcaagtaaataaaaattcattccTTTTGACTTGTATTTATGTTTTATTGTCGGAGTAGTTTGCATATTTCGTGTATATAACTTTATCGTATATCGTATATATAACTTTTATAGGACGCgtcaatgaaaagaaaattcgtATAAATAAGAGAGCGTCAAcaaggtttatttttgaaatttacaagGTGAAGCTGTGATTGACAGCACCACAGCTCGAAATATGGAAGGCCTCgaatttacaaaatattaaatAACTTTAACCGCTAAGAAGGAAAGCCCTTTCAGCGTTTGAAAAAGTTACACACAGtttaccttaaaattacaggcaaaaatatattaaaatgaCAATACTTTAACTTatgactattctgccgtgctaaagaagaacgccgtatgaacattcgagagttgtcaaattgccccggataaaacatgtatttttgagatgtttatgcatatttttccttgaaatttacagtcaatttagataaaattgcgaacaaagttGTCTgcaaaaactaaagaaaaaaaattcacgattttcctaTTAAATTAGGATTTTATTgcaggaaatgtggcaacttctgaggttcatacggcgttcttccttagcaaggcagtagtATAAAACAGCGTATCAAATCTAAAGCTAACAAACATatttcgacggtgcaagtcggcaatcacataactcggtttgtgacgtcgcagacttccaatcatactatattttttaaacagaaaattactcaacggcaattatttaaagctgccgtgatttttcttctctaagcgaagaaaattctgcaaaaatttcaaggaatggtgtcaatttgttctcctttcaaaaaatatcaaagacgcagaaattttcagacaccgcaaacgagaatTGTGATTGCGGACTGACGCCGTCGATTTAGGTGTTGGCACACCTGAATTGCCCTGAGGCTTTACTTCGgtattaaaaatatataaagagGAACCTATCCATTTATGAGATGGGTCGTATTTTAGGATTGAAATATGGAAGCTGAGAGGGGTTAATTTTCTGGCCAAGAGCCACCATGCACTGATGACTCGGCGGTTTCAGAATATGCCTTAGCTGAAGATCAGAAAGAAGGTTTGGTATTTGGTGTCTATAACATTAATTAGCGGTCATAAACAATTCCATACGTCTTTTGTCAAAACTTCGCTAGTACAGGTCCTATTTCTAGGTTTGAACTTTGCAACGTTACATTCTTTGAAGACTAAAATCTGACGCTCACATAAAACCCcttcaaataatttagataCCGAAGTGTATACACTATGTGCCAACACAGTGAGCGAGACCAAGAACAATCACTCGAGTGCATGTCACAGTTGCTTTTCACAAGGTATCATACGGTCATCGAGTATTTCTTAAAGACTActgaaaaaactaatttttatgCTTCTCAAATAGAAGCTACTTTTGAAGAAACAGATGCTGCTgaaattgaccaattttttgGAATGGATTTTCTAATAGGGGGCATCAGAAACCCAGGGTTGAATTATATTAAACCTAAGAATTAGAATTTGGAAGGACGGAACCAACAGCTGCCGAAAATGCAAtcgaaattgtaaaaaaagtaaGCAAAATATGGGAGAAAGCGTCGATTCCCAAGTCTCACCGTGAGTTAAAGTGCAGTGACTAACTCCACAAATACTTAAAATCAGAACTTCAtcgtcttgaaaaaaaatgcgcGTAAGCCTATTAGAggacctgcgggtcgattgttgaatcgttatcgaatgaccctGATCGATATacagcattgtgaagatagggagttatcgatgaGAATCATTCTGATTCAAGACCGACCGTATTTCATTCACTCGATGAGTGATTAAGAAATTCGGGCTTGTGTTTCATGATCTGAGCCGACTGGGGGTGGCGGATAATTGATAGCCTGAGCAAGGTTAAAAAAGCCGACTTGTGTGTTGATTGAGCCGGCCGCGGGCATGCAGCGCATCAGACCCAGGCGCTCTAGTTTCCCCTTGAGGACACCGCatcaagaacagcctataggcgtataggtcgttataaCGCACATCTGCTTTTCGGAACCTACGTACTCTGGTGGAAGATCAGATTGCAGTGGAAGAGGAAGATGCAGGTAATGCATGGGTTAAAAACTTCAAGGTATTTTTGGCCGAGTCAAGAAAACAAGAGACAGAATCCACGAAACCGCCAAAAAAAAGCGCATCGACGTTGCTGCTGGAAAAAGCATCTCAGTGAAGGCTCTTACAGGTGAAGAGTCAGAATCTGAGGATGCTGATGAAGTCGAGGACGATTCAGAAGAAGACGATACCTCAGGAGACGAAGAAGAAGGAAGCTGTAGCGAGGAAGAGACTTCCAGCGAAACAGCTGACGAGAGTGAAAATGACGCAAACACCTGCAACTTAGACCCACCCATAGAATTTTCTAAACTTAAAAAGTCAGATTTTGTATTAGTTGAATTAATTTATGATAAGGGGACCAAAAAAGAACACGCAAAAAAGTTTGTCGCCCAAGTCATTGAAATAAAACGTGGTAGCCATGTTAATCTAAATTTCTTAAGGAGGTCTGCAAAAGCgagcaatatttttacttttccaaATATCAAGGATGAAGGTTTTGTAGAAAATCATCAAATTAAAAGGATTTTAACTcccatttttgagaaaagaggGCGCTTTGCTTTCTCTGTCGAAGATAAAACAGAGTAATTGCCTCATTTGCCGTCCAGTGTCAAATTAgaattaagtcatttttttcggtgttgttCACCGAggttataattttttctccacCTACTTTTGTTAACATTGGTTACCTACTAGTAAGTAAGTAATTTTCTTTGTTCCATTTTCAAGTACCTATAACCAATTAGTAAGTAAGTTTCACTTTAAAAGTTCCTttcaaattcaaaggaaaataccTAGAATTTTTCTAGgtgttttactttgaatttAAAACTTATGAAGTTTTGCCATTAGTactatttttctactttttctaaCTTTGCATTTTTTGACTGCTCATAAAGTGACACGAGAGACTGTTTATTTTAGGTAATTAAGTGTTTGGTCTTGGACCCATGTTCATTAGAATTTTTGATGGAGGTACTCctatttttccactttttctatgtttgagttaattttttttgacataTTTTCTCGAAATATTCTTtaataaatgttaatttttgtattacatttttttaaaacttaaaatagtGTTCCATGTTAAGTTTTGTAATTCTAAGTTGAAATCTCAATGTAAATCAATCGGTGTTTCAAGTTAGGGACCCCCAGCACCTAACTTTGAACACcaggttttctttaaaaaaaaaatggggccGAAggctccaaaaaattttggaaagtataTCATCAGGCTCTCTAGAGCCACACCGGAAATTTAGAACAGTTTCAAGTCTTAAAGGTTAAAAGTGTGCTGAAGTACAACATTGGAAAGTTCAAAAGTGTTCCAAGTTAGGTGACTTGACTATCTTCGTTACCCCGATCTTCTTCTTCCCCATCAACTAAAGTATGAGTTCCGTGTTCGCTCACCATTTGCGCACCGAGCTCCGCGCTGCTGTCGACTTGGGTATCAGCCCAAACGAAACAGTGATCAGGTCGTTTGATCCCGAGCAGGAACTTGTCGGGGTACAAGAGGATGTCCTTCGTCTTTCAgaagaaatttcgaattttgaagtCAGCCTCCTTTTCCAATCATGAGAGAGATATTATCGCTCAGTTAGAACACAACATTTCTCGACTGAACAACTTAAACTGTTTGTCTTTATCTGGCGACATTGGTGACAGATTTCAGGGTCAACTGCAATCAACCCGGGAGATTTTATTTGCGTTCAACTACAAAATTGAAGAGCTAAGCACAGCAGCTGTTCCTGCGGCTTGGACTTTAGTTTCATCTGTTGCCTCTTCGGTTATCACTTCTATTGTCTTGTCAGCCCCCAATATTTCGATTTTCACCAGCTCTTTCTTTATACCCATGCAAGCGGAGGGGGTGGCTGCTGTCATGGTTAGGGAGGATGAATTTTCCTTGGAGGGAGAGTCTGTTTCCTCCGTTTTTATTTCGATTTTCACCAGCTCTTTATACCCATGCAAGCGGAGGGGGTGGCTGCTGACATGGTTAGGGAGGATGAATTTTCCTTGGAGGTAGAGGGTTCCAATAAATGCGAATTAATTGCTTCAGCTTGAATGGCTGGTCCCAAATCCCTAGTGTGGAAGATTACAGTTGGTCGAGCGgtacttgacatttttttttctaaaaacaatgaggaaaagaaaagaaagccaCTAAGTTCCGTGAAGatcaacacaaaaaaataaaaaataaaaaaaataaaataaaacttaagagtacttgaattctttttttctaaaaataagagagagaaaaaaagccaCTAAGTCCCGTGAAGATcaattctagaaaaaaaataaaataaaacttgaaagcACATGAATTCACGTTTCACAAGAATTTAAAagcaagaaaattattttttcgcaaATGACAAGAGATAATCCCACATAGCAAAGAATCTTATGTCAGTGCTGTCAAAGCTTGATAAATGTTGATGTAATATTACTAATATTAATGTTATATCACGTAAATCTTGTCAAATAAAAGGTTTATCTCGTCAATGTTTATATAACATTGACATTCATTGGAATCAGCGGATATGAATATATCAGTGTTGAGATAATGCTGATGATGCCAAGATGCAGCATTGCTGCAGCACTGACGGTGGCAGCATCGCTGTCGCGGATTTGAATTTCGCGCGCTACTTCTAAAACGAGTGCGCGCGCTGCTAGCGGTTCGTTAGAGAAGCAGGAACGTTCGACCGATCCTGCTCATCCGcgtcaaggcggataaagaatggtggtcgcatttcgtaccctctggacgtcacacggtatcgggtacatcgggtacatgggctggccgaggccgggggggccgactcaacctcggattgcacggcaaaacccgtgccctcctgacgtcacaacgcatcaagatggcagccaaaatcgaaatgcgaccaccattctttatccgccttgcatCCGCGTCCGCCATCTTGTGAAGTTGTGAATTACCGGCTTGATCTTTGATTCTTGAATTGTTCTTGAGGTGAGTAAAGTGATTCGTGAATTTGATAATTTGAACtcagttaaattttattttcatcattaCCGTACCGTGTCGTCGTTGTTTTCGTGGTTGTGGCCTGCTATGTGAATTTAGTGCTCATGGACTGCCGTTGAGAGCACTCGGAGGCACGAGATAAACACGAGGCACGTGTAAGTAAACGATCATGTCTCAATCACAAAAACTGTTTTCTAGCCTCCATCCCAAGTCGAGGCATAGACGAGTGACACAACGCCTGCGGTTAATTTCTGGACGTAGTAGCTCTTCTGATCAGCCCAGCCTTGAACAACCGTGTCCATCTGCACCTGTTGCTACTACTGCACCTGTTGTTCAACCGCTTCCTAGCTTTAATGATAGTCTTAATAGTAGTTCTTGTTCCTCTTTTGAGAGTGAACTCCCTCCCGTTGATGCTGGACCAAGTGTTGCTGCTCCAGCTTCGATTGATCCCGATGAAAGTCATGAGTTGGATGACGGACTTCACTCATCGGAGCTTTTAGAGTTAGTGGATGAACCGCCAGGTTCTGATCTCTCTGATTACAGTGATGATGAAAATGCTATCGATCTGTCAGATCCAGTTGAGACTCTGTCAGATCAGCTAAGACAATGGGCAGCCCGGTTTTACATTACTCAAATTGCTGTGAGTGCCCTCCTGTGCATTTTAAGAGCCTACGAGTGTTTTAGTAGTTTACCCAAAGATGCAAGAACTTTTTTCCGCACCCCATCATCCGTTAAAGATAAATTTCAGGAGGTGAAACCAGGCCAATATTATCATTTCAGTCTGAAAGAAGGCATCATTCGGATGCTAGAGAATGTTTTGGTCCAAGGGTTAGAAGGCATAGAGCTGTTGATAGGTATTGATGGGATACCTCTTTTTCGCAGCAGTTCCACAGAAGTATGGCCCATATTAGCTTCTATCATTAGTATTCCTAGCATAGTGGACAATGTATTTCCAATGGACATTTTTTCGGGCCATAAAAAGCCTTTAGACTGTGCGGAATTCCTCGCTGAATTTGTCAAGGAAGCTAAATTTCTCGTCACTAATGGTATCGATATCAATGGTCACCACTTAAAAGTTACTATCCGAGGTTTTTCTTGTGATGCCCCTGCTAAAGCATTCATCCTCAATACCAAAGGTCATTCAGGATATTTTTCCTGCACACGGTGCACTCAAGAAGGAGAGCACATAAAAAACAGAGTGGCTTTTCTTAAAACATCAGGATTAATTCCCAGAACGCACAAAGGTTTTTTATTGTACCAAGATATGATGAATTCCATCACGGCCCTACACCTTTGACAAATATTCCCGGTATACAGTTCTGTAGATCATTTGTATTAGACTATATGCATCTTGTTTGCCTGGGGGTAACGCAAACACTATTCTACATTTGGTTATTCGGAAAACCTGAGTCTCTGGTCCAAATTTTTCTGTTGCCTCAGAGGTAAAATTGCATAGGAGCTACAGagacactgagatttttttttcactttttgctTACTGGCTGCTTAAATTGTCTAATTTTTGTATTGACCACACAGctttcattttcatgtaaagTGTAGACATGCTAAAGTTTTCATCACTGACGATTTATGACTCGGATAAACAGTCTGTATCCTTGCACGGATGAAGCTGCCATATTTACAAAAGGTTGAGTTGTATGATGGCTGCTTACATAATTATCTAGACTCCCTTTGTTTTCAGTATGcaactaatttttaaaatttatctcttaTTTTAGGCTTGATCGAGCAGCCAAGAAACTCAACAATCCTGGTATGATGAACAATCCTGGTATTGATGTAACTAGCCAAGTCACTGATGACCTTCAAGAACCTGTTGTTTCGTTAGAAGATATAGGACCAGAGGAAAATCTAGATGAAAATATCTAACCGATTATGATGACTACCATCTACTGAAAATATCCACCACTATCCATACTAATGTCTGCTGATATTGTTGTTTTATCAAAGAGTTAAATAATGCTGTTTAGCTCCTTACATAAGTATATGAATATTTGAACGTACTTACGAATATCTACACAGTACATACGTAATATTTATACGCACATACGTAATATTtatatatgtatttttattCCTTGAGCCTATTGTTTTTGTGATTTCTCTTTAGGTAATTGTTTTACCTTAATATTATTTAGTTTTCTTCTGTCATCGTGGAAtaataattttgcttttttacgGGCGAATACATTAGTAAATTGTAATCCTGCTTTGCAGCGGCCAAATTTGACTGAGTTTTCAGCTTCTtcctttttgtattttattgaagaaattcAAGAGAGAGATGAGTTagatgaaaatatttacacaatttCGATTTCTATCATCTACGAATAATATTCACTGTAGTATCCATAATAATGTCTTCTGgcatttgttgttttttcaaaGAGGTGAATGGTTTTGTTTAGCTCCTTATATATTTATATGAATTTTTACACGTGCATACTTGTACACTTTTATTCCTTGAGCCTACTGTTTTTGTGAGTTCTCtttgggtaattttttttaccttcatGTTACTTAGTTTTCCTTTGTCATTGAGGagtaataatttttatttttcgcggGCCAATACATTAATAATTGTAACTTTGTTTAGCAGCCGCCAATTTTTGACTGAGTTTTCAGCTTTTTCctttttgtactttattttgaGTTGCATTTTACAATACACAAGATGTTATTGTAAATCCtttgacttaatttttcttattttccggTCAAGTTTGTTGACAACAGAAAATTAGTTTACACCTAGAACCATAATTACACTGAGCTTAGCAAATAGCAGccaatatttgaagaaaataaatcaataaattaaTGTAAATGTAGTTTTCAGCATAACTCCTAATATTTTATCTGATTGAAAATTAATTGTAGAGATGCAACATTTAATTATTAAAAGTAATGGTTAAAAGTATGTTTCACTGTGAGTCCTCTGGAGGAATGAAACATGAGCCCTCTTTTTCTTAGTTTTATGCAGACAGgcatttgttcatttttgttaAACTTAGTGTAATTATGAACAGAGATATTTAGCTTTATTAGTTTTGTTTTGATTATCGTTTCTCCCAGAGAGAGGCGAGCGTTAAATCTGACAGGGCAAAAGAAACTTTTTATTATTGATTGCTTGAGTCTGGAAACACAAAACTGCCATTTAAGTacagcatttcaaaatttccgctatcATTCTATTTTTAAAGGACAATGTATTACAATTTTTCTAGTAATTTGCAGATGTATCTTATCCAATGTTTTGTAGAGACTATGCAGTAACCTTGATATTGTCCAGTTAGTTATGGATTTGTAAATTGCTTGGGTACAAAGATACATTTATTCGCATCGCAgtgtgcttcaaaatttcctctcatatttcCAGTTAGAATGGAAAGCAACaaatttttatttgcaatttcgCAATGCCAGTTTTTTACTGACATCTGAGCTGGTATTGTGAAGTGGCAATGAGGAATTCATTGCTTTTCCTTCAAAACTGGAAGtaagagctgaaattttgaaacactgcatgtcgtcaccttccaggcaaagtatcacaagcgccatgcgacgtttaaaaatttccgccgccattatatttttttacagagaaattgttcaatgaagctgtccgaaaatttcaccgaattttctttgtgctgccgataaaatttagtgaaattttctaacagattcaaccaacaatttctctataaaaataaaatggcggcggaaatttttaaacgtcgcatggcacttgtgatactttgcctggaaggtgacgatgtgttTTCGCACACAAGCCATCTACGTATCCATGTCTGACAGGACATTATCAGGGTTGCTGCAATACTGCATCAATATTAGGAAGAAAATAATAGGATTGCATACTCATTGTCAGTGTCAagataaaatgaaccatcaccAAGATCACCTTGTCATAACCTTGATTTCGGTATGAAATCAACCTTTACAtcaatattgtgacaatattCTGACAGCATAACGGGAGTAACATGAAAGTACTGACATAATACTGATATAATATCACATCAAGATATATCAACATTATATCCATATTAACACCCTTGACGTGTCAATATGAATATAATATTACATCAATATTCCTTGCTATGTGGGAGAAACTAGATATTCGGGAAGCACAGTAAGGATAATTTTGCGATCAACCCGGGAGATTTTATTTGCGTTCAACTACAAAATTGAAGAGCTAAGCACAGCAGCTGTTCCTGCGGCTTGGACTTTAGTTTCATCTGTTGCCTCTTCGGTTATCACTTCTATTGTCTCGTCAGCCCCTCCTGTTTCCTTCGTTGGCTGCCCTGGACCCGGTTCCTCACAAACTGTGACTTGCAGCCCATCAACCCCTATCTCATTGATGGCAATACCTGCAACCAGTGCAGCTCCATCGTTCAGTTTTCCCCAACTCCGTCCTAGGGCTGCTTCATTAACAGCATCTTTTAGGCCTCGGAGCTCATCTACCTTCTCCTTTGCTCCACCTAAATTTACTCCACCGCCGCCTATTTCTTCAAATACTGGTGTCGCCTATTGCTTCGCAGGCTATCCAGGCACCAGTAGGAACTCAAGCCTTCGGCTCTCGATTTCAAGCCTCAGGCGCATATGCTCAGTCGAACTCCGCCCAAGTTTCAGGTTTGCTGCCAGTTTAGACTGCACAATTGTTTCCCCCTGTTGCTCCAACCCAACAGTTACCAAATTGTCTTTTTATCTCTTTTACCAGCTTGCCTCCGCAGGTATCTTCTAATCTCATCCATTCTACTTCAGCAGCAGTCTGCGCCGTCTGCGCCCTTGTTTTCACCTGTGATACCCCATCAACCTCCTGCACATTCTGCGCCTTTGTTTTCATCTATGGCACCTCGGCAACCTCCTGCACATTCAACGCCCTTGTTCGCTTCGATGCCACTTGTGGACTGCGCCCCGGTTGCCTCTTATCCTCGTAATTTCTCGGAGAATCCTCTCTACCAAGCTGACCCTCCAGCGAGCTGGAATCTTCCCAGCAGAATGCAGTCAACATGGACCCGCAATTCTAAAGTTTATGGTAAAATGAGAAATCCCATGGATAATCTTTTGAAAACCTTAAATGAAACAGATGGTCTGCTTCCGAGAAATTAGTGGAATTTTTGTCTCAGGTTCTTCAAATTCAAGACAAAACAGGCTGTAAGGATTCTGATCTATTAGAGGGAATACTCGCTTACACGAGTCCACCCTTATCCCAATGTATCACTCTACCCTCTCTTCAAATGGTTCCTTTGATCACTTTCATCAATTAGCCCTAGGCCTTCTACCTCCGTTTGTTGGGCGCCACCCTACACAGGGCGCCTCCCTTGTGTTGGGAGGAAACCCAGATAGCACACAATGTGCTATGAATATTCTGACAATATGTGAAATCGCAGAACATTACCAGAATATTCTTAGCATATTCGGAGAATATGCAAAAAGATTGTTTATTATCAGAATGTTCTCAGATTATTCtaagttttttcctccttcttctaTATCAAGTAGTCAACAACTATAATAAGTATACTCATGGTTCAGATTAGTTCAGATCAGCAGCCTCCTAAAAGTCCTTCGCGGCGCGCAACCGAAAAGAGCGACTGCCTCAACGAAAGCCGCGCGTGACGTCATTGGAGTTATAGGTTATGAAATTATGATGTTCGTCTTGTTACGGTCTTGTCGTTTCCGTCCTTTCGATTTCAGAAATTCAGACCAGCCTCTAGTAGATACTTACCCGGTGTACCTCGCTACCTAGTGCAAGCGCGTCGTGCTTTGCCAGATTAAATTTGCAATTAACTTATTTTTTGAAGTGTTCTTAGTGACAAGTGATAGTACGCAACGCCGTCGGAGAAAGCTCCGCTTCATCAGTAAAGAAAAGACACTAATAGTATTAAGCCTAATGCActcttacctaacctaacctaaccagaCTTCCCAAGAAGTACGGATGAACTACATCCCATGCCGTCGACCTCTCTCGTAAAGTCCTTCTGCTTCATCCTAATTGTCatcctccgttctttctcaaattctCATGGTCATACCTGCTCCGCACGCTGTCACCAAAGTGCACCCTCCATTTCAGGAACGTCTCTTTCAGGTTAGCATGTAcagcaatttttatttatttcacaaTGTATACAGGAAGAATTTCTGACAGAAGCTACATGTAGTGTACCTTTGTTAGGAGGTAGCCCGTAAATATCACTCAGCATGGCAGAGAAGAGGCAGGTTCCCCGGAAACCATTTTCTGAAGCAAGTAGGAGCACTAAGTATCGAAGATTGGCTGAAGCAGAATGTTCTCACGCTGAAGagtcctcctcctcctcctcctcctccctcaaTATATCGCAAGACAGTCTGGAGGCTGCCGGTAGAT
This window of the Bemisia tabaci chromosome 3, PGI_BMITA_v3 genome carries:
- the LOC140224226 gene encoding uncharacterized protein, which encodes MSQSQKLFSSLHPKSRHRRVTQRLRLISGRSSSSDQPSLEQPCPSAPVATTAPVVQPLPSFNDSLNSSSCSSFESELPPVDAGPSVAAPASIDPDESHELDDGLHSSELLELVDEPPGSDLSDYSDDENAIDLSDPVETLSDQLRQWAARFYITQIAVSALLCILRAYECFSSLPKDARTFFRTPSSVKDKFQEVKPGQYYHFSLKEGIIRMLENVLVQGLEGIELLIGIDGIPLFRSSSTEVWPILASIISIPSIVDNVFPMDIFSGHKKPLDCAEFLAEFVKEAKFLVTNGIDINGHHLKVTIRGFSCDAPAKAFILNTKGHSGYFSCTRCTQEGEHIKNRVAFLKTSGLIPRTHKGFLLYQDMMNSITALHL